The Candidatus Omnitrophota bacterium genome includes a window with the following:
- a CDS encoding chloride channel protein, translating into MFRLRRPRSSRRIFLHTFPFFDEHFLLILFGVPVGVCGGLASVALNHSIEWLSSTLHFAQSHWYFVFFPAAGAVLSIFFLTNVFREEAGHSVPMVIYSVSRKGGLLRVRSAFSHLIGCLCTIAFGGSAGPEGPVVVSGSSIGSSIARLFHLKERQRVAMVGCGIAASISAIFNAPIAGIVFAVEVILGEWVSVNLVPIAIASVVATQTSRLLRGNQIPFEHTSFPIDTIDIAASFGLAVMVSAAAVIFSKTLSYTERKAKRFFPNIYLRGAAGGLLVGGIGLFAPDVLGEGYETIRSIIEGRYAPALGMMGVLIVCKIIATSLTLGTGSAGGVFAPSLALGSFVGLAYSELLHWLWPTVVWASGGCFALLGMAGVVSGVLLAPLTGIFLIVEITGGYEVILPLILASVLASTFCRAYLRASIYHKELIERGQLLRPRTDSRILADISILDVLNENWRPLPPDMLLREFVELIKQDPRSYFPVIDPGTGKYIGLVLVDKAQPYLLSPDLFDVVVVEEIIEGADIRISPTDDLFTVMDYFDHGRTEVLPVIERNRFIGAISKADVLMQYRKELIVQTTI; encoded by the coding sequence ATGTTTCGTTTGCGCCGTCCGCGTTCGTCCCGCCGAATATTCCTGCATACGTTTCCTTTCTTCGACGAACATTTTTTACTCATTCTTTTCGGCGTTCCCGTCGGCGTATGCGGGGGCTTGGCTTCCGTCGCTTTGAATCATTCCATTGAATGGCTTTCCTCGACGCTTCATTTTGCCCAGTCTCATTGGTATTTTGTTTTCTTCCCCGCCGCCGGCGCCGTTCTCTCCATCTTTTTTCTGACCAACGTTTTTCGGGAAGAGGCGGGGCATTCCGTGCCGATGGTGATTTACAGCGTATCGCGCAAGGGCGGTTTGCTGCGCGTCCGATCCGCCTTCTCGCATCTTATCGGATGTCTTTGCACTATCGCTTTCGGGGGATCGGCGGGGCCGGAAGGACCTGTTGTGGTAAGCGGCTCCTCTATTGGATCGAGCATCGCCCGGCTGTTTCATTTGAAGGAACGGCAGCGGGTGGCGATGGTGGGCTGCGGCATTGCGGCGTCCATCTCGGCGATTTTCAATGCGCCGATCGCCGGGATCGTTTTCGCCGTGGAAGTGATTTTGGGCGAGTGGGTATCCGTGAACCTGGTTCCCATCGCTATCGCTTCCGTTGTCGCCACCCAAACAAGCCGCCTGTTAAGGGGCAATCAAATTCCCTTTGAGCATACGAGTTTTCCTATCGACACGATCGATATCGCCGCCAGTTTTGGGCTGGCCGTCATGGTCAGCGCGGCGGCGGTGATTTTTTCCAAAACTCTATCCTATACGGAGCGAAAGGCCAAGCGTTTTTTTCCCAATATTTATCTTCGCGGCGCGGCGGGGGGGCTTCTTGTCGGCGGCATCGGCCTTTTTGCGCCGGACGTGTTGGGAGAAGGCTACGAAACCATCCGTTCCATCATCGAGGGGCGTTATGCTCCCGCGTTAGGGATGATGGGCGTATTGATTGTTTGCAAGATTATCGCGACGTCCTTGACGCTGGGAACGGGCAGCGCAGGCGGCGTTTTTGCGCCGTCATTGGCATTGGGATCGTTTGTAGGATTGGCTTATTCGGAACTTTTGCATTGGTTGTGGCCGACTGTAGTATGGGCCAGCGGCGGCTGTTTTGCTCTCTTGGGCATGGCGGGCGTCGTCAGCGGCGTATTGCTCGCTCCGTTGACGGGCATCTTTCTGATTGTTGAGATTACCGGAGGGTACGAAGTGATTCTACCCTTGATTTTAGCGTCGGTTTTGGCTTCCACGTTCTGCCGCGCTTATTTGCGCGCTTCCATCTATCACAAGGAATTGATCGAGAGAGGCCAGCTTTTGCGTCCGCGCACGGATTCCCGCATCTTGGCGGATATCTCCATTCTCGACGTATTGAACGAAAATTGGCGGCCGCTGCCGCCGGATATGCTCTTGCGCGAATTCGTCGAATTGATTAAGCAGGATCCCCGTTCCTATTTTCCCGTCATCGATCCGGGAACGGGGAAATATATCGGATTGGTTTTGGTTGATAAGGCTCAGCCGTATCTTTTAAGCCCCGACTTATTCGACGTCGTTGTCGTGGAGGAGATTATCGAAGGGGCCGATATCCGAATCTCTCCTACTGACGACTTGTTTACCGTCATGGATTATTTCGATCATGGAAGAACGGAAGTGCTTCCCGTCATCGAGCGCAACCGCTTCATCGGCGCGATTTCGAAAGCCGACGTCCTGATGCAGTATCGAAAAGAATTGATCGTTCAAACGACAATATAA
- a CDS encoding PTS sugar transporter subunit IIA: protein MNTVNEDPYEIGLTEAARFLGVSEHSLERWIRQGTIPCIESAGEIAFDKSLLREWAQSNKMAWFESPRKPVSEAKTISLANAIRSGGVYSDIAGTNAREVLEAAVRAVALPDGIDRNLLLSKLLERENLASTGLGGGVAVPHPRTPLKNAPPDPIAAACFLSSPIDYGAIDGEPVFVLFLMISPNTKAHLQLLARVGFCLRDKSFTAFLREKPDGEALRRRVEELEAKMEVMKGR, encoded by the coding sequence ATGAATACGGTCAACGAAGATCCCTATGAAATTGGTTTGACGGAAGCCGCCAGGTTTTTGGGCGTCTCGGAGCATTCTTTGGAACGCTGGATCCGCCAAGGAACCATTCCTTGCATCGAATCCGCAGGAGAGATTGCTTTCGATAAGTCGCTACTGCGAGAATGGGCGCAATCGAATAAGATGGCTTGGTTCGAAAGCCCCAGAAAGCCCGTCTCCGAAGCGAAAACTATAAGCCTTGCCAACGCCATTCGATCCGGCGGCGTTTATAGCGATATTGCCGGAACGAATGCCCGCGAGGTTTTGGAAGCCGCCGTCCGCGCTGTTGCCCTGCCAGATGGAATCGACCGGAATTTGCTGTTGTCGAAACTCTTGGAGCGGGAGAATCTAGCCTCCACGGGCCTAGGCGGCGGCGTCGCCGTCCCTCATCCCCGGACGCCATTGAAGAACGCTCCCCCCGATCCGATCGCGGCGGCGTGTTTTTTGTCCTCTCCCATCGATTATGGAGCGATCGACGGCGAGCCGGTTTTCGTTTTGTTTCTCATGATTTCGCCCAATACCAAAGCGCATCTTCAATTGCTGGCTCGCGTCGGTTTTTGCTTGCGGGATAAATCGTTCACCGCTTTCTTGCGCGAAAAGCCGGATGGGGAGGCGTTGCGGCGCAGGGTGGAGGAGCTGGAAGCGAAAATGGAAGTCATGAAAGGCCGATAG
- the rpoN gene encoding RNA polymerase factor sigma-54 yields MDQRLQLQQKMSQRLIMTPQMQQSIQLLQLSTLELSELLQEEMAENPMLEEEEFTEYADGGADVAEPAQDEDLPVHDLSETGYIDLDDNWSDYFTDSSDLGQVSSGVSYSSGEEEEIAQQITKEESLKDHLIWQLGVSTNNEDEYIAGEYLIDQLNDDGYLSVTVEDAAEYLNQSLEFVESVLKIIQGFDPPGIGARNLSECLEIQCRHFDIDDDDILEVICHHLDDLERRRLKDIARALDVTEQHVQEIADILSSFDPRPGRQYIPTNVEYVTPDVFVERVDGQWQVRVNDEGAPPLRISKKYREMLQNRNGISSEEYDFIKKKFQSAIWLMRNIEQRKQTLYRVANAIVERQKDFLEEGVTALKPLKLRDIADELGIHEATVCRVVNRKYLQTPRGLFELKYFFSTGLDATGREDMSAKSVMEYIRTLIEEEDPKKPLSDQKITEILHRDYNLNIARRTVAKYREKMGLLPTSKRKRV; encoded by the coding sequence GTGGATCAACGCCTTCAACTCCAGCAGAAGATGTCGCAGCGGCTGATTATGACGCCGCAGATGCAGCAGTCTATTCAACTGTTGCAGCTCTCGACGCTGGAACTCTCCGAACTACTCCAGGAAGAGATGGCGGAAAATCCCATGCTGGAGGAAGAGGAATTTACGGAATATGCAGACGGCGGCGCCGACGTGGCCGAACCGGCGCAGGATGAAGATTTGCCCGTCCACGATCTCTCCGAAACCGGGTATATCGATCTGGACGACAATTGGTCCGACTATTTCACCGACAGCAGCGACCTGGGGCAAGTATCGAGCGGCGTCTCTTATTCTTCTGGCGAAGAGGAGGAAATCGCGCAACAGATTACCAAAGAGGAATCGCTGAAGGATCATCTCATTTGGCAGTTGGGCGTTTCCACGAACAATGAAGACGAATATATCGCAGGGGAATATCTTATCGATCAATTGAACGATGACGGATATCTTTCCGTGACCGTGGAGGATGCGGCGGAATATTTGAACCAGAGCCTCGAGTTCGTGGAATCCGTCTTGAAGATTATTCAGGGATTCGATCCGCCAGGCATCGGGGCGAGAAATCTATCAGAATGCCTGGAAATCCAATGCCGCCATTTCGATATCGATGACGACGATATCTTGGAAGTGATATGCCATCATCTCGACGATTTGGAGCGGCGCCGTTTGAAAGATATCGCCCGCGCTTTGGATGTGACGGAACAGCATGTGCAGGAGATCGCCGACATCCTCAGTTCTTTCGATCCGCGGCCAGGGAGGCAATATATTCCCACCAATGTGGAATACGTTACTCCAGACGTATTCGTGGAGAGAGTGGACGGTCAGTGGCAAGTTCGCGTCAACGACGAGGGGGCGCCCCCCCTGCGCATCAGTAAAAAATACCGCGAGATGTTGCAAAACCGCAATGGCATCTCTAGCGAAGAATATGATTTCATCAAGAAAAAATTTCAATCGGCGATCTGGTTGATGCGCAATATCGAGCAGCGGAAGCAGACGCTTTATCGCGTCGCCAACGCCATCGTGGAGCGGCAGAAGGATTTTCTCGAAGAGGGAGTTACGGCGCTCAAGCCGCTCAAACTACGCGATATTGCCGACGAATTGGGAATCCACGAAGCTACCGTCTGCCGGGTGGTGAATCGAAAATATCTGCAAACGCCGCGCGGTTTGTTCGAACTGAAGTATTTTTTCTCCACAGGATTGGACGCGACGGGCCGCGAGGATATGTCCGCTAAAAGCGTCATGGAGTACATCCGCACTCTCATTGAAGAGGAAGATCCCAAAAAACCCCTCTCCGATCAAAAGATTACCGAAATTCTACATCGCGACTACAACCTCAACATCGCCCGCCGCACCGTCGCCAAATACCGCGAAAAGATGGGTCTTCTACCCACCAGCAAGCGGAAGCGCGTATGA
- a CDS encoding heparinase II/III family protein: protein MQSLFILLFLIVGYSIPAAHSLADEYPATAWDFIPFMLDAKEPAPLSSIRSMRQPLQLESHSGAMLLAIRKSGELLIHTSKSHLSISIFKQDLNWEAGPDPLNLSLYDSFDRLLFAQEIEDDGDQQATFWRGPIITKTFDIRLPTAGIYRIQAVGSRDQTFFLDADAEHQAYYSTLELTNSILPMDLYFPAPPETLEISLSTLHEAGLNQTVSLYDSIGRLAASVNLSETNKQYVLRAVPSTEEAGLLWRLSLKAQDLVMQSPNISYWFLRPEDYFPFDQAASLLQPRSLELYAVPGADIPLRFKIANDRSQPMNVIPQAIRLEGPDWPIAAPAAPATVNSASFTAVYFHLTVPANAQLGETVSYQIDLLDSDNQPLASSLAIVHATQPPALPSPPRWIYLTPERLEQIRHQGREGQPYQRAIYQNLLQWGDQIVSEHLPVPEEEGGWFNNYICDGVGDGDDDPNNGTGAPLIFNPNRPGFFISSVDGRRYRGRRYERGWLGHYHFEMGTRLQQLGLAYALEPTPQYAALAREMLLAYADRYLSWPLDDFQDRPSPRAARILTDTLGESQWLLGALTAYDFTRRDPLYSPADRTHIELNLLRPAVDIVRGNPMGAVNWQSWHNAAIAFAGYLFDDDALLQEALYGPNGHEFLKQNAIRDDGLWIEGSIAYHYFALAPMNLLLEALESHGVPAFDDRIQAAYSAPLDLMQPDGRFPALNDASPQPIWRLKNQYEYANAHYGGARFYPILSFIYDELGYPRDSMEALFFGKDYESNPQLFDSSLKEGMGLAVLRSGSLQQDQMALMDFGPMGMAHGHRDKLHLSLYGAGEVWLLDIGNGSVLLPEFTGWFRSTIGHNAILLGENYQNEDAETVRPIGAFSAAFPLLRVMQSAFGAPVYPAGSQVSRAVLMADRFYCAVIDDVQGGPPPYDFVFHTAGDLSTSDPYSLAQISPGWESSQTGYQFLRPPRLLNGAPVATILQYTTTNGGAVISEKTYGFGDDFENVDDWSGNIGIDDDAVQGAHSLRWVIVPRDYQSIQKEFSILDEPMIAPDRLTFQYKIGGATFSRLLLTINAPPLYRNAQYEIARGAIVETGRWLTAEVDLTKPIAVAGGNRSHGVVQFLLTGADQGENAFSILIDDLQAFSKGVHIPQQTRGLQFLFPGGTETQYFLASGPSSEPPRVHPVVIARRAAADSTRHIAVLEPFITQPKILDAKLTDQGQMVVHHADFTDVLAFDPANKTYSLIRRNSGNEFAAAVLINGREIAGDGWSYRAETATSFALNLNYTQGEDRVFLIEKEGEAPDRLELAARPDSIMFLDGNKIDIVVWMEREGRFYASINNLPTGAHVLEINSPHATTVDNWPIHKN, encoded by the coding sequence ATGCAAAGTCTATTTATTTTATTATTTTTAATCGTAGGATACTCCATTCCGGCGGCTCATTCTCTCGCCGATGAGTATCCCGCTACAGCCTGGGATTTTATCCCCTTTATGTTGGATGCGAAGGAACCGGCGCCTTTATCATCCATTCGCTCCATGCGCCAACCATTGCAACTCGAAAGCCATTCCGGCGCCATGCTCTTGGCTATCCGCAAAAGCGGCGAATTGTTGATCCATACCTCGAAAAGCCATCTTTCGATATCTATCTTTAAGCAGGATTTAAACTGGGAAGCCGGACCCGATCCCTTGAATCTATCGTTATACGATTCCTTCGACCGTCTTTTGTTCGCGCAGGAGATCGAAGACGACGGCGACCAACAAGCGACGTTTTGGCGCGGACCGATCATAACCAAAACATTCGATATTCGTCTTCCCACCGCCGGAATCTACCGCATTCAAGCTGTAGGCAGCCGAGATCAAACCTTTTTTCTCGATGCGGACGCCGAACATCAAGCCTATTATTCCACCCTTGAACTAACCAACTCCATACTACCTATGGACCTCTATTTTCCCGCGCCGCCGGAAACACTGGAAATCTCCCTATCCACGCTTCACGAAGCGGGATTGAACCAAACCGTCTCGCTCTATGACTCCATCGGCCGCCTCGCCGCCAGCGTCAACCTCTCGGAAACCAACAAACAGTACGTCTTGCGCGCCGTTCCATCGACGGAAGAAGCAGGACTGCTATGGCGCCTATCTCTTAAAGCCCAAGACCTGGTCATGCAATCGCCGAATATATCCTATTGGTTTCTGCGCCCGGAAGATTATTTCCCCTTCGATCAAGCCGCCAGCCTGTTGCAGCCGCGTTCGCTGGAACTTTACGCCGTCCCCGGCGCCGACATTCCGCTGCGCTTTAAAATCGCAAACGATCGATCCCAACCTATGAACGTCATCCCCCAAGCCATCCGCCTGGAGGGACCGGATTGGCCCATCGCCGCGCCAGCCGCGCCGGCAACGGTGAATTCAGCCTCTTTTACGGCGGTCTATTTCCATTTAACCGTTCCAGCTAACGCTCAACTAGGAGAAACGGTTTCCTACCAAATCGATCTCTTGGACTCGGATAACCAACCGCTGGCATCCTCCCTAGCCATCGTCCATGCAACGCAACCGCCCGCCCTGCCATCCCCCCCGCGATGGATTTATCTTACTCCCGAACGGCTGGAGCAAATCCGCCATCAAGGCCGGGAAGGCCAACCCTACCAGCGCGCCATCTACCAAAACCTATTGCAATGGGGCGACCAGATCGTTTCGGAACATCTGCCCGTTCCCGAAGAAGAAGGCGGCTGGTTCAACAATTATATTTGCGACGGCGTTGGCGATGGCGACGACGATCCCAACAACGGAACCGGCGCTCCTTTGATCTTTAATCCCAATCGTCCTGGCTTTTTCATCTCCTCCGTCGATGGCCGACGTTATCGCGGGCGGCGCTACGAGCGGGGATGGTTAGGCCATTATCACTTCGAGATGGGAACACGGCTTCAGCAGCTCGGCCTCGCTTACGCCCTGGAACCAACGCCGCAATACGCCGCCCTGGCGCGGGAAATGCTGCTGGCCTACGCCGACCGTTATCTCTCCTGGCCGTTGGACGATTTCCAGGATCGCCCCTCCCCCCGCGCCGCCCGCATTCTCACGGATACGCTGGGTGAATCTCAATGGTTGCTGGGAGCGCTTACGGCGTATGACTTCACTCGCCGCGATCCCCTCTATTCTCCCGCCGACCGCACCCATATCGAGTTGAACCTGCTGCGTCCCGCCGTCGATATCGTACGCGGCAATCCGATGGGCGCCGTCAACTGGCAATCCTGGCACAACGCCGCCATCGCTTTCGCGGGTTATTTGTTCGATGACGATGCGCTATTGCAAGAAGCCCTTTACGGTCCCAACGGTCATGAATTTCTGAAACAAAACGCCATCCGCGACGATGGATTATGGATCGAAGGCTCCATCGCTTATCACTATTTCGCTCTTGCGCCTATGAATCTGCTATTGGAAGCCCTCGAATCCCACGGCGTACCCGCCTTTGACGACCGCATTCAGGCAGCCTATTCCGCTCCCCTCGATTTGATGCAGCCGGACGGGCGCTTCCCCGCTTTAAACGATGCCTCGCCGCAACCGATATGGCGGCTAAAAAACCAGTACGAATACGCCAATGCCCATTACGGCGGCGCCCGCTTTTATCCCATCCTTTCTTTTATCTACGACGAATTGGGCTACCCCCGCGATTCGATGGAAGCGTTATTCTTTGGCAAGGACTATGAATCGAATCCCCAGTTATTCGACAGTTCCCTCAAAGAAGGGATGGGATTGGCCGTCTTGCGTTCGGGAAGCCTTCAACAAGACCAAATGGCGTTGATGGATTTCGGCCCGATGGGCATGGCGCACGGCCATCGGGACAAACTCCATCTCTCTCTCTACGGCGCCGGGGAAGTGTGGCTGCTAGACATCGGCAATGGTTCCGTCCTGCTGCCAGAATTTACCGGATGGTTCCGCAGCACCATCGGGCACAACGCCATCCTGCTTGGCGAGAATTATCAAAACGAGGATGCGGAAACGGTAAGACCTATTGGCGCTTTTTCCGCCGCCTTCCCCCTTCTTCGCGTCATGCAGTCCGCTTTCGGCGCGCCGGTTTATCCTGCTGGATCGCAGGTAAGCCGCGCCGTATTGATGGCGGATCGCTTTTATTGCGCCGTCATTGACGACGTTCAGGGAGGGCCGCCGCCCTACGATTTCGTTTTTCATACGGCGGGAGACCTTAGTACGTCCGATCCTTACTCGCTCGCGCAAATATCGCCCGGTTGGGAGTCATCGCAAACCGGTTACCAATTTCTTCGCCCGCCCCGATTGTTGAACGGCGCTCCCGTTGCAACCATTCTCCAATACACCACTACTAATGGAGGCGCCGTCATCAGCGAAAAAACATATGGCTTCGGCGACGATTTCGAAAACGTCGACGACTGGTCGGGAAACATCGGCATCGACGATGACGCCGTCCAAGGCGCGCATTCTCTGCGTTGGGTAATCGTCCCCCGTGACTACCAATCCATCCAAAAAGAATTTTCCATTCTCGACGAACCGATGATTGCGCCCGATAGATTGACGTTTCAATACAAGATCGGCGGCGCCACTTTTTCCCGCCTGCTATTGACTATCAACGCGCCGCCGCTCTATCGCAACGCGCAATACGAAATCGCGCGCGGCGCTATAGTTGAAACTGGACGCTGGCTGACAGCGGAAGTGGATTTGACTAAACCCATCGCCGTTGCTGGCGGAAATCGCAGCCATGGCGTGGTTCAATTCCTTCTCACCGGCGCGGATCAAGGCGAGAACGCATTTTCCATTCTTATCGACGATCTGCAAGCCTTCAGTAAGGGAGTTCATATTCCCCAACAAACGCGCGGCCTGCAATTTCTCTTCCCCGGCGGAACCGAGACGCAATACTTTCTCGCTTCGGGGCCATCGTCCGAGCCGCCCCGCGTTCATCCCGTCGTCATCGCCCGCCGCGCCGCTGCGGATTCCACCCGCCATATCGCCGTGTTGGAACCATTCATCACTCAACCCAAGATTCTCGACGCTAAGCTAACCGATCAAGGGCAAATGGTTGTTCATCACGCCGATTTTACCGACGTCCTCGCCTTCGATCCCGCCAACAAAACTTACTCCCTCATTCGCCGCAACAGCGGAAATGAATTCGCCGCCGCCGTCCTCATCAATGGCCGCGAAATCGCAGGAGACGGTTGGTCTTATCGCGCAGAGACGGCGACATCCTTTGCGCTCAACTTGAATTATACGCAGGGAGAAGATCGGGTATTTCTAATCGAAAAAGAAGGCGAAGCGCCGGATCGTCTGGAACTCGCAGCTCGCCCTGATTCCATCATGTTCTTGGATGGGAATAAAATTGATATCGTCGTATGGATGGAACGGGAAGGACGGTTTTATGCTTCGATAAATAATTTACCAACAGGCGCGCATGTTTTAGAAATTAATTCTCCTCACGCTACCACCGTCGATAATTGGCCTATCCATAAGAATTGA
- a CDS encoding 6-hydroxymethylpterin diphosphokinase MptE-like protein has product MADGSFFEVNLAAFKKRNPAQAETIAQLAPKVSDRLYPLEPMECGYFNVVLYDSFSSSEPLFKTSDPEKEIASWIQRSPLGKQREHAVILLGFGLGYYAQKILSLLPERGVLAVVDPDPLLFFTAFHHVDLTRILGDERVHLYIGQTMEKAAQSLGEELEYSRFLALPYHLLANPLLRRLRPEYPSQFAALWRNALQRELMYRRSRVEHSNNVVINTIANAGAIVQYPGVSALFHHFPRMPAALIAAGPSLENELATLRDAQDRMLISCVNTAYPILRKNGIRPHIVFAMDHQERNVKSFKNDAPSPESFLIADPRVHPEIVRHFHPRVFLASWRSTMETMGQPAPLSRIPIPQKSGNSFYLWLQTKAGSKGDVFGPGSVAVVGFHILARLGCQPIVLIGQDLAFTNDKRYAAGTIFDDKQLPQDSESAHWVASVDGGVVPTSDTLLVYKQWLEHEIARFKIPVFNTSSGAAIDGAITTRLLSLLMEVKTGSMNYFQQLAMLHQSFRPQIDLIDLRAILREALQSVEAFYAEAKIGLNLMSPDDFAGLKMEEKRRLLERLDHTIELCSKQHALAFELLNELLQEPHYEFDDSRWRNLLLQNEEEILTEKLRARSKALDAFVWQAGVMISLLEEKIGELER; this is encoded by the coding sequence ATGGCGGATGGGTCTTTCTTCGAGGTCAACTTAGCAGCATTCAAAAAAAGAAATCCCGCGCAAGCGGAAACGATCGCCCAGCTTGCGCCCAAAGTGTCGGATCGCCTCTATCCCCTCGAACCGATGGAATGCGGATACTTCAACGTCGTCCTTTACGATTCCTTCAGTTCTAGCGAGCCGCTTTTCAAAACCTCCGATCCGGAAAAGGAAATCGCCAGCTGGATCCAACGCAGCCCTCTGGGCAAGCAGCGGGAACATGCCGTGATTCTGTTGGGCTTCGGATTGGGGTATTACGCGCAGAAAATTTTATCCTTGCTGCCGGAAAGGGGGGTTCTAGCCGTCGTCGATCCCGATCCGCTGCTGTTTTTTACCGCCTTCCATCATGTGGATTTGACGCGGATTCTGGGGGACGAACGGGTGCATCTCTATATCGGCCAGACGATGGAAAAGGCGGCGCAGAGCCTCGGCGAAGAGCTGGAATATTCGCGCTTTCTCGCTTTGCCGTATCATCTGTTGGCGAATCCATTGCTGCGGCGGCTGCGTCCGGAATATCCTTCGCAATTCGCCGCTCTATGGCGCAACGCTTTGCAGCGCGAACTTATGTACCGGCGCTCCCGCGTCGAGCATAGCAACAACGTCGTCATCAACACCATCGCCAATGCCGGCGCCATTGTCCAATATCCCGGCGTCTCCGCGCTGTTCCATCATTTCCCCCGGATGCCCGCCGCGTTGATTGCCGCCGGTCCTTCGCTGGAAAACGAATTGGCGACGCTGCGCGACGCGCAGGATCGGATGCTGATCTCATGCGTGAATACGGCCTACCCGATCTTGCGCAAGAACGGCATTCGGCCGCATATCGTTTTCGCCATGGATCACCAGGAGCGCAACGTCAAATCCTTCAAAAACGATGCGCCGTCTCCGGAATCGTTTTTGATCGCCGATCCCCGGGTTCATCCGGAAATCGTGCGGCATTTTCATCCGCGAGTCTTTTTGGCGTCATGGCGTTCGACGATGGAGACGATGGGCCAGCCCGCTCCTCTCAGCCGCATCCCCATACCCCAAAAAAGCGGCAATTCGTTTTATCTGTGGCTGCAAACCAAGGCGGGAAGCAAGGGGGACGTTTTCGGTCCCGGCAGCGTGGCCGTCGTTGGATTTCATATTCTCGCGCGTTTGGGATGCCAACCGATCGTACTCATCGGCCAGGACCTTGCCTTTACCAACGATAAACGATACGCCGCAGGAACCATATTCGACGACAAGCAACTTCCTCAAGACAGCGAGTCGGCGCATTGGGTCGCCTCGGTGGACGGAGGCGTCGTTCCAACGAGCGACACGTTGTTGGTCTATAAGCAATGGCTGGAGCATGAAATCGCCCGTTTCAAGATTCCCGTATTCAATACGAGTTCGGGAGCGGCGATCGATGGCGCTATCACGACGAGGCTGCTTTCGCTGCTAATGGAAGTGAAGACGGGTTCCATGAATTATTTCCAGCAGTTGGCTATGCTGCATCAATCCTTCCGTCCCCAGATCGATCTGATCGATCTGCGCGCGATTTTGCGGGAAGCGCTGCAGAGCGTGGAGGCGTTTTACGCCGAAGCGAAGATCGGATTGAACCTGATGTCGCCGGACGATTTCGCGGGTCTGAAAATGGAGGAGAAACGGCGGCTGCTAGAACGGCTCGACCATACCATTGAATTATGCTCCAAACAACATGCCTTGGCTTTCGAATTGCTCAACGAACTCTTGCAGGAACCGCATTACGAGTTCGACGATAGCCGCTGGCGAAACTTGCTTCTGCAAAACGAAGAGGAAATTCTCACGGAAAAACTGCGCGCCCGCTCCAAAGCGCTCGACGCTTTCGTTTGGCAAGCAGGCGTGATGATTTCGCTGTTGGAAGAGAAGATCGGAGAATTGGAAAGATAA
- a CDS encoding GHMP kinase: MSQIIETYAYARAGLIGNPSDGYYGKTISISVRNYRARAVCYPSANVEIRGCAVDNPVWESIHHLRESIKLNGYYGGVRLIRALIKRFADYCDQHEIRLPKRNFTIEYESDIPARVGLAGSSAIITASLRALMEFYGVEIPMELQPSLILSCERDELGIGAGLQDRVIQVYENVVYMNFDRELIEKEGHGIYEPLDPALLPPLYIAYDTRLGEGSEVFHNNIRERFNQGDPVVVNAMKQFAQFAEDAKSALLQRDHETLGELMNKNFDLRSSIFRLRPSDLDLVFRGRSVGATAKFAGSGGAVIGTYEGEKMLRQLKETYAEIGAEVIVPQITPEP; encoded by the coding sequence ATGTCGCAGATAATTGAAACCTATGCTTACGCCCGGGCGGGATTGATCGGCAATCCATCCGACGGCTATTATGGCAAAACGATATCCATATCCGTGCGCAACTATCGGGCGCGCGCCGTTTGCTATCCTTCCGCCAATGTGGAGATACGGGGATGCGCCGTCGACAATCCCGTTTGGGAGTCTATCCATCATCTGCGGGAAAGCATCAAACTCAACGGCTATTATGGCGGCGTGCGGCTCATACGCGCCCTGATTAAGCGCTTCGCCGATTACTGCGATCAACATGAGATTCGCCTTCCCAAACGCAATTTCACCATTGAGTACGAATCGGATATTCCCGCGCGCGTTGGACTAGCCGGTTCCAGCGCCATCATCACCGCCAGCTTGCGCGCATTGATGGAATTCTACGGCGTGGAGATTCCCATGGAATTGCAGCCCAGCCTGATCCTTTCCTGCGAACGGGACGAATTGGGAATCGGCGCGGGATTGCAGGATCGCGTCATCCAGGTTTACGAAAACGTGGTTTATATGAATTTCGACCGGGAGTTGATTGAGAAGGAAGGGCATGGCATTTACGAACCGCTCGATCCCGCTCTGCTGCCGCCGCTTTACATCGCCTACGACACGCGGTTAGGTGAAGGATCAGAAGTGTTCCATAACAACATCCGCGAACGTTTCAACCAGGGCGATCCCGTTGTCGTGAACGCCATGAAGCAGTTCGCCCAGTTTGCGGAAGACGCTAAAAGCGCCTTGCTCCAACGCGACCATGAGACTCTCGGGGAGTTGATGAACAAGAACTTCGATCTGCGCTCTTCCATATTCAGACTGCGCCCCAGCGATCTCGATTTGGTTTTTCGCGGGCGTTCCGTGGGAGCGACGGCCAAGTTCGCCGGTTCCGGCGGCGCCGTTATCGGGACCTACGAAGGAGAGAAGATGCTGCGGCAATTGAAGGAGACCTACGCGGAAATCGGCGCGGAAGTGATCGTACCGCAGATTACTCCCGAACCGTAA